In Corylus avellana chromosome ca8, CavTom2PMs-1.0, the genomic stretch GAAGAAAGTCGGGTAGTTTCCTCTGCCGATTTCCCGTTGCCGGAAAGAGAGGGAAGCAACGCCACCTTTCTTGTACAAAATGCCGGCAAATTTGTTCGGATTTTTGACTCTTAACGTGATATCATACTCCGGAGAACGTGAATTAGCCTTGAAAACAACACGTTCAACGTAAAATGTAGGATCCTTAGGCCCGAGCAATACGGAGACAATGCCAGCTATTAAACCAAGAACAATTAGGAGTACAATAAGGAGAGACGAGACACAAGAACACAAGGAACAACAGCCACACCgcctgttgttgttgttgttgttttcgtCGTTGTTGCGGGCGGGGTTCCGGTGGCGCTCCGCTATAAGGGCGTTCTCCGGGGGCGGAACGCGGTAGATTTGGTTTTTTGGGACCTGGACGACGTAGGTGCCGGGGCGGAAGGCTCCTGATTCGGGTTGCTCCGATGAAGGCGGGTCGTCATCATGCTCATCGTGAGATATTGGTGTGTCCCGCTCCGCCATGGGAAGATGGGGAGCGGTGGTGAGGAAATCGAGGGAGGGGTTGTGTATTGATATGTGCAATTAATGGAGGATGGAGAAGGCGAAGAGGaaggcaagagagagagagg encodes the following:
- the LOC132190648 gene encoding NDR1/HIN1-like protein 13 gives rise to the protein MAERDTPISHDEHDDDPPSSEQPESGAFRPGTYVVQVPKNQIYRVPPPENALIAERHRNPARNNDENNNNNNRRCGCCSLCSCVSSLLIVLLIVLGLIAGIVSVLLGPKDPTFYVERVVFKANSRSPEYDITLRVKNPNKFAGILYKKGGVASLSFRQREIGRGNYPTFFQDHKNSTVFGIVFRGSNEIMLPMEIERSVKNRKAKLEVSFSLKMDVMARMRIGILKSGSMKFAVACDLTVDTLAIKDTRVLAQKCHTKRRLR